The genome window CGAGAAGCGGTGCAACGACAAAAACATCCTCTGCCCCCCTCCCTCGCACATCTGCACCCCCCCAACCTTGGCCTTGTGCCTTTCCTTACTCCCGTGGCTTGTTTTCAGGAAGACCTGGTTTCCTGTGTGATGGATGAAATGGGGGATGGGACAGAGGTAGAGACAGATGGCTGGCAATTGCACTTTTGGTTCTGTGCGTGTAAGAAGTGATCAGAAAGAGTTTGTGGTTGCACAGTATTTAGATGTAGCTGGATTGGAAGAGGAAGCTAAATAGGAAGAGGTCATTTTGGGACTCGGGAGTCAAAACACAGGTATGAAtactttattatatttaataaaatacaaaatcaacTATTTGACTAATATGGtgatttattgtgtaaaatggattattttattaatataatagtaATGCATtgccttttttaatttagtttgCAATGAATGTAATGTTAATTATTACATCTCCAGGGTTATATAGTACATATATAGTATCCTGTGTACCTCATCACGTTTAGGATTAGCCACTGAAATgtatactgtgtgtgtgtgtgtgtgtgtgtgttgttcatcacaatattgaaaaaaacagaagtaTTGTCTTGATAATCTGAAAGGTGTGATAAAAATCAAGAAAGGCACAAATACTTTTTCATTGCTAATAAAATGTATAACACTGCGGGTCATAATTTCTCTTCCTGAATTTCCCTGCAGGCAGTCGAACTGAAACCAAATCCGGTGTGACATATGGACACAAGGCGCTGTCGAGCGATATCAAATTTTAAGCAACTGAGAGGGGAGCAATCCATCACGAGTCCCCATGTGAAAATAGAATGTGAAACACAACGGGAACAAGCCGTATCATGTCGAAGCAGGAATGGCGTACTTGTTGCTAAGAGACCAGCTGTCATTGTGAATTTATTGCTTTCATTGCAGGATCTTTTCCTTTCTTGCTAACTTCTGACAACAACATCCTGATGCTGTTTGGGTGTGGCAAGCAGAACTCCAGCATCAGTGATTTTGTTGCCAGAGGGAGGACACCATCAGCCAAgtttatttcaataaaaattTTGACGCCaatattttccctttttacGAATATAAATAAGACATGTTAAGGACACAAGTTATTTATTCACATACTCATAGAGGCACTTGACACAAGTTGTGGAATGTACCCGTCAAACAGCAcaccatttaaataaaaatgtacattttttaatttgtaaacATACTAGCGTTGCTCACGCCAAGCACCGGAACATTGCTAAAGTACAAAAACAGCGCCACATTAAAAACTACATGTTGCTAAAATGACTTCACCATGTGTACAAGAACTCGTCTCAATGTACATTATTACCAATGAAAAACGTGTACAGTCAACCCCCAGTTTAAGCAGATACAAATTTGAAATATAGAGatatcatatttaaaaaacgCTAATATTATTTCGCAATTCTCACATGCTTTCACGTTTAAACTTAACACTCTTTTTAAACAACAGATATAGCAGGGGAACACTGTATCTACACATGTTGGagtttattcttattattaaaaaaatatataaaaataaaagaacttccattttttttcatttattgaataattttagttaataaaagaaaaaaactcacaaaatgtgcatgtttttcattGGAAggcaacaataaataaataacaataaataagggCTCAGTCCAAATGTTATCTTTGGTGCTTTATAATTAGAGTCCCTCCATTCAATATCAATAAagtaagtttgtttttcaattgatATAATTACCGGTACGCAGTGTAAGGCAAAAGCTAAATAAGGCGTATAATTATCAATAAGGCTGCAGTGGGGCTACTCGGAATGAAGTTTGAATGTGAACGCTacaattcattttgaaatgctttTCAGACGTTCAAACATTAGAGGGCAAGtttgatgccatttttttttttttttggtggaatGTTACAAAAaggctgaaagaaaaaaaaaatcctttcgGTACCtttattgtctttgttttagCCAGTCCCGTTGTGAGGGGTGAGGCTCTCCCAGGGGCAGATGATCTCCTTGGCCCCCAAGGCTCGGTTCTCGTCGTCTTCGTCCTCGGATTCGATGGGGTAGATCCGACACTCCGGGGGGATGTCTACCTTCAGCTGGAAAAAGCTGACAGACAGGGATTAATATTAAgacgtttttttaaaatcatcatTTTGTGACACATCTTTACACTCACTTGCCAATCCTCCTGGGCGGGGCTTGGCTGGAGGAATCCGGACTAATTGGCCGGATTCGTCCGCTGGCCCCGGCGACCGATTGGCACTTGGGCGAAAGGCTGgtgaagatggaggagggTCCGCCGCCCACGCCGCAACCCCGCCTCAATAGCCGCCGCAGCGAAAGTACCACTCTCGACTTGCAGGTGGGGTCTCGCGCCGCATCACCGTCCCGCTCCGCCTCACCCCCTGCTTCTCCCTCGCCGAGGGAGGATGAGGCGTTGGCGGTGGGGGAGTCCATGAGGCCGGAGTATACAGTCAGGTGGGGCACTGGGGTGGTGAAGCGGCATAGCTGCGGgatcaaacacaaaaagaaattacaaCATGGCTGCAAACAGCAGGGCTATTTCACAATGACAGTAGGATAGGACACGGAACTTACATGAAACATGTTATAGGTGTGGGTGGTACATATGTCAAGGTACAAATGAATGGATAAACAATAAATCAGTTTGATTTTTGCTTACGTTTCTCCATCATTAGACTCTTCAGTTGACAATGCGACTTAATGAGGATGGTCATCATCGGCGAGATGGACATCGGTGGCGGAGGAATGACGGGACAGACAGATGAAGTGCTGCTGGATGTTTTATTATAGTCACCGTGACATGCATGCAGACAGTACAAATTGTACGTGGAATCAtggatgggggaggggggggacacaaacaaaaccgAACCAACGTTTGCTTTATATGCCAATTTTCAAAAAGCGATACATTGTGGGGCTAAGATAAAATTATTGTCTtaaattgtgtattttatcaaatattttgctttcaataaaatatgtattagcatttttatttttttagatataTTTATTAGTAATTTGGTCGATTTAAATATGGAGGAAAAGGTGATTTATATGTTGTGGGCAATCATAATACTGATAACAATACACTAATTAACATATTTGCAAAACTGCTCAAAATGATGAATGTGATCTGGAACCTGACACAcagcattttcatttctgcCTGCTGAGTTTGCTCATGACCTGCGTAATGTCCACGGGCGCGTTGGCAGCCATCTTGGCGCGCTGCTCCAGCTCCTGCTGCCGGAGGATGATGGGACTGAGGCTGGGCCGCCGGTTCTTGGCGTTCTGCTCCAACTGGGTGTCCCTGGGAGAGCATcagtaatattttaaaaaaggctCCGGAGAGATATTGAGTCCAAAAGTTGGTCACTTACGTGAACTTGTGCTCCTCAGGGCAAATGGCCTTCTTCAACGTGTCCTTGAACACCTGAGACTTCATGTAACGGCCATACGAATCCTGCAATTCCACACTCAGCGATGAATTCCATGAAAGGAAAACGCCGGCAAAGTCCTAACTCACCTTCTTCATGAGCATGTAGATGTGAGTCTGGGCGGCGTCCAGCACGTATCTGTGCGGATGCTTCAAGCCGTTCACCGTGATCTCCATCGTCTTCCCGTCGATGTTGATCCACCTTGGTGCACCGCGGGCCAGGAAAGTCCTTGGATCAGAAGaaatagaagaagaaataaTCCACAAAGTAGATAAAGATTTGCACGAGTAATTGATTTACTTATATATCTGCTCGGCCTTCTCCCGCATGGTCGCCGCCGTGCCCCACTTTAAATCCTCGCAGCCTTCCCAGAATGCCAAGTTTTCACCTGTAACCCAGCGagcattttgtatttcaaaatgCCTTCCGTAATCATCATCGTCTACAATCATACCGCTGAactctttcttcaaaaagCGCCTGAAGTCGTCGCGCCCTCGAGGGTCCAAGAGCAGCTCGCCGAAGCTGAACGTCCAGCGCTCGACACGCATCTTGGTTGGCGTTTCCACACTACAGtgaaaagagaaataaattCAAAGTCATCGAGCGGGATTTTGTTCTTACTTGGGCATGTTCAAGGTCCAGTATGTGACGTCGTCTGTGTGCCAGGGGTTGCTGGGAAGACATTTGGAGAGGAACGGGTCGTGGCTGTTGTAGGTGGCGCTATATTTCACCAATCTGCATAAGAAATAAtttccagtaaaaaaaaaaaatctaatcgcTGCCTTGCTCAAGAGAAATCGACAATATGGATGACAAACATACGCGCCAATGGACACCGATGACTTGACTCTGGGCCTCATGATGGACTGCTGGGTGAAGATCATCtgcaaagaggaagaggataTATGACAAAATATAAGTTAAGAGGAGTTATCCATTTCAACAAAACCAGATGTGGGACTCTTACAATTCTCTCATAGTAGTCGGGCGTTTTCACCTTCgaatagggaaaaaaaaaaaagaaagtatgATGAAAGagatagaagaaaaaaaaacgtgtgaaAGATGATCACTTTAGAAGAAAGAGCAGCGAGAAAGGCCTGCAggagacagaaaagaaaaccatgcttagtatgaaaaaaaaaaaaaagaagtattATGGATTTAAAGCAAACTGAAAGAAATCACATCCACTCACCTGTTACCTCATCTGCGTTTGGATCGATATGCCGATCGAGTCCGTAGTCCATGGCGCTCACGGTGCCaggctgcacacacacacacacacacacaaaaaacatttactggTAATTAATAAGACAAACCTAACGCGTGAACTTGACAACAAGTTGTCACACGAGGCTGGAATGGAAGCCATGTAATTCTCCTATGCGATGTGAAATATTAATCGAGCGTGACCTTTTGGCGCTGATGGCAATGCAATATCGCGGGTAGAGATAATGAGATACCCCGGGAAGAATGGAGGCGCAATTTATTTCTAGTCGGCATGTGTATGTACGTAGAAGTGTGTGCATTTGTCTCACCGGGGGTCTGTGGACCACCCAGTAGGCCCTCTCCTGACAGTCAAACACCACACGGTCCGGTTTCTTCCTCTCCTTGGCAGC of Syngnathus acus chromosome 19, fSynAcu1.2, whole genome shotgun sequence contains these proteins:
- the LOC119138179 gene encoding regulator of G-protein signaling 9-like is translated as MDSPTANASSSLGEGEAGGEAERDGDAARDPTCKSRVVLSLRRLLRRGCGVGGGPSSIFTSLSPKCQSVAGASGRIRPISPDSSSQAPPRRIGNFFQLKVDIPPECRIYPIESEDEDDENRALGAKEIICPWESLTPHNGTG
- the LOC119138089 gene encoding regulator of G-protein signaling 9-like — translated: MVRSNTTELSIAVINGYRLQSKEFNSALTYFKNARVFCCKCSNPSLQYRQFARYIQIKPFPSSLGAREGTTGIDYPKSPSSQHPYTTARSCIECVCVSVCGKWTLSPGIMTIRNTLRDHGQRYRPRMACLKKAEKVLLEMQDPKSGVKSQPQRLVITTIPHAITGEDMVAWLADRFQIDSREARSLGSMLVALGFVYPLQDHKRLLLKPDASLYRFQTPYFWPAQQWPVEDTDYAIYLAKRNIRKKGILEMHEQEQYNRLHKWMNHKWDFIVMQAKEQYRAAKERKKPDRVVFDCQERAYWVVHRPPPGTVSAMDYGLDRHIDPNADEVKTPDYYERIMIFTQQSIMRPRVKSSVSIGALVKYSATYNSHDPFLSKCLPSNPWHTDDVTYWTLNMPNVETPTKMRVERWTFSFGELLLDPRGRDDFRRFLKKEFSGENLAFWEGCEDLKWGTAATMREKAEQIYKTFLARGAPRWINIDGKTMEITVNGLKHPHRYVLDAAQTHIYMLMKKDSYGRYMKSQVFKDTLKKAICPEEHKFTDTQLEQNAKNRRPSLSPIILRQQELEQRAKMAANAPVDITQVMSKLSRQK